In Nocardioides marinus, one DNA window encodes the following:
- a CDS encoding acyl-CoA dehydrogenase family protein, whose product MGYSAADEAFRADVRAFLEDHLAGEWKALRGLGGPGRDHEALDERLEWNRFLAREGWTCVGWPTEHGGRGLSLWQQVVFHEEYARANAPATVNHLGEQLLGPTLIAFGTDAQRERFLPRIRDVEELWAQGYSEPNAGSDLANVQTRARLSDDGSQWVIDGQKVWTSNAHFSQWVFVVARTEPGSQRHQGLSFLLVPLDQAGVEVRPIEQLTGGSEFNEVFFTGAVTDADLVVGEVGKGWGVAMGLLGFERGVSTLGQVVGFQRELALVCDRARANGSIDDPVLRDRLASLQAELTVMRANGIRGLSAVTGGEDSAAGGGAGSIFKIVWANWHQRLGEVAMDVMAADGLLQVPHDRGAAGYELDELQRLFLFARADTIYGGSDEVQKNILAERVLGLPREPKGA is encoded by the coding sequence ATGGGCTACTCAGCAGCGGACGAGGCGTTCCGCGCCGACGTGCGCGCCTTCCTCGAGGACCACCTGGCCGGCGAGTGGAAGGCGCTGCGCGGCCTCGGCGGCCCCGGGCGCGACCACGAGGCGCTCGACGAGCGCCTGGAGTGGAACCGCTTCCTGGCTCGCGAGGGGTGGACCTGCGTCGGCTGGCCGACCGAGCACGGCGGTCGCGGGCTGAGCCTGTGGCAGCAGGTGGTCTTCCACGAGGAGTACGCGCGCGCCAACGCGCCGGCGACGGTCAACCACCTCGGCGAGCAGCTGCTCGGCCCGACCCTCATCGCCTTCGGCACCGACGCGCAGCGCGAGCGGTTCCTGCCGCGCATCCGGGATGTCGAGGAGCTCTGGGCGCAGGGCTACTCCGAGCCGAACGCCGGCTCCGACCTCGCCAACGTCCAGACGCGCGCGCGGCTCTCCGACGACGGCTCGCAGTGGGTGATCGACGGACAGAAGGTGTGGACGTCCAACGCGCACTTCTCCCAGTGGGTCTTCGTCGTGGCCCGCACCGAGCCCGGGTCCCAGCGCCACCAGGGGCTCTCGTTCCTGCTCGTCCCGCTCGACCAGGCCGGTGTCGAGGTCCGGCCCATCGAGCAGCTGACCGGCGGCTCGGAGTTCAACGAGGTCTTCTTCACCGGCGCCGTCACCGACGCCGACCTCGTGGTCGGCGAGGTCGGGAAGGGCTGGGGGGTGGCGATGGGCCTGCTCGGCTTCGAGCGCGGCGTGTCGACCCTCGGCCAGGTCGTCGGCTTCCAGCGCGAGCTCGCCCTCGTCTGCGACCGGGCACGGGCCAACGGCAGCATCGACGACCCGGTGCTGCGCGACCGGCTCGCCTCCCTGCAGGCCGAGCTCACCGTGATGCGCGCCAACGGCATCCGGGGGCTCTCCGCCGTGACCGGAGGCGAGGACTCCGCGGCCGGTGGTGGCGCCGGGTCGATCTTCAAGATCGTCTGGGCCAACTGGCACCAGCGCCTCGGCGAGGTCGCGATGGACGTGATGGCCGCCGACGGGCTGCTGCAGGTCCCGCACGACCGCGGTGCCGCCGGCTACGAGCTCGACGAGCTGCAACGACTCTTCCTCTTCGCCCGCGCCGACACCATCTACGGCGGCAGCGACGAGGTGCAGAAGAACATCCTGGCCGAGCGAGTGCTCGGCCTGCCCCGCGAGCCCAAGGGAGCCTGA
- a CDS encoding SDR family oxidoreductase, translating to MTATRPEQPTPAYVPPHDLLRDKVVAVTAGAGAGIGAAVVRRVLEEGAKAVVFSDTHERRLAEAEAALAEEFGADRVRQLVCDVTQESDVQAMLDVADELGGVDVMINNAGLGGTTSVLEMTDEQWLKVLDITLNGAFRCVRGAGQRMVANGTRGVIVNNASVIGWRAQEGQAHYAAAKAGVMALTRCSALDLAPHGIRVNAVSPSLAMHPFLEKVTSPELLHELKQREAFGRAAEPWEIANVMVFLASDYSSYLTGEVVSVSSQHA from the coding sequence ATGACCGCGACCCGCCCCGAGCAGCCGACCCCGGCGTACGTCCCTCCTCACGACCTGCTCCGCGACAAGGTGGTCGCCGTGACGGCGGGCGCCGGCGCGGGCATCGGTGCCGCCGTCGTGCGCCGGGTCCTGGAGGAGGGTGCCAAGGCGGTCGTCTTCTCCGACACCCACGAGCGCCGGCTGGCCGAGGCCGAGGCCGCGCTGGCCGAGGAGTTCGGCGCCGACCGGGTGCGGCAGCTGGTCTGCGACGTCACCCAGGAGTCGGACGTGCAGGCGATGCTGGACGTCGCCGACGAGCTCGGTGGTGTGGACGTGATGATCAACAACGCCGGCCTGGGTGGCACCACCTCAGTGCTGGAGATGACCGACGAGCAGTGGCTGAAGGTCCTCGACATCACGCTCAACGGCGCGTTCCGCTGCGTGCGCGGCGCTGGCCAGCGGATGGTGGCCAACGGCACCCGTGGCGTCATCGTCAACAACGCCTCGGTCATCGGCTGGCGGGCCCAGGAGGGCCAGGCCCACTACGCCGCGGCCAAGGCCGGGGTGATGGCGCTGACCCGGTGCTCGGCCCTCGACCTCGCCCCGCACGGCATCCGCGTCAACGCGGTCAGCCCGTCGCTGGCGATGCACCCGTTCCTGGAGAAGGTCACCTCGCCGGAGCTGCTGCACGAGCTCAAGCAGCGTGAGGCCTTCGGACGTGCCGCGGAGCCCTGGGAGATCGCCAACGTGATGGTCTTCCTGGCCAGCGACTACTCCTCCTACCTCACCGGCGAGGTCGTGTCGGTGAGCAGCCAGCATGCCTGA
- a CDS encoding TetR/AcrR family transcriptional regulator, with protein sequence MPEPAGGPAASTAGASRREELLRIAADLFATKGFRNTTVRDIADAAGILSGSLYHHFDSKESMVDELMRTFQAELFAAYDDILASTDDARSKLERAVRLSFETIERRGAEVAIFQNEAATLGQLERFGYLAERNRQSRDVWVSLLTEGVESGALRSDLDITLTYRFIRDTVWVAVRWYRPGGPHTTTEVADQYLTILLDGIATSGGRAATSASEERASRPSEQGDSSA encoded by the coding sequence ATGCCTGAGCCGGCCGGCGGCCCAGCGGCCTCGACGGCGGGAGCGAGCCGTCGCGAGGAGCTGCTGCGGATCGCGGCCGACCTCTTCGCCACCAAGGGGTTCCGCAACACCACCGTCCGCGACATCGCGGACGCCGCCGGCATCCTCTCGGGCAGCCTCTACCACCACTTCGACTCGAAGGAGTCGATGGTCGACGAGCTCATGCGCACCTTCCAGGCCGAGCTGTTCGCGGCGTACGACGACATCCTGGCCAGCACCGACGACGCCCGCTCCAAGCTCGAGCGGGCGGTGCGGCTGTCGTTCGAGACGATCGAGCGGCGCGGCGCCGAGGTCGCGATCTTCCAGAACGAGGCAGCGACCCTGGGCCAGCTCGAGCGCTTCGGCTACCTCGCCGAGCGCAACCGGCAGTCCCGCGACGTCTGGGTCAGCCTTCTCACCGAGGGCGTGGAGTCCGGCGCGCTGCGCTCGGACCTCGACATCACCCTGACCTACCGCTTCATCCGCGACACCGTGTGGGTGGCCGTGCGGTGGTACCGCCCCGGCGGGCCGCACACCACCACCGAGGTCGCCGACCAGTACCTCACCATCCTGCTCGACGGGATCGCCACGTCCGGTGGTCGAGCAGCGACGAGCGCCAGCGAGGAGCGGGCGTCGAGACCATCCGAGCAAGGAGACAGCAGTGCCTGA
- a CDS encoding acyl-CoA dehydrogenase family protein: MDLSLSEEQTELVATVRSLLAKRSDSAAVRAAIASDAGVDAGLWQVLCEQIGVASLAVPEEHDGVGASLVESVLVLEELGRALAPVPALSSLVTAEAVLAGADTDATARLLPRLAAGEVGAFAVLAGGEATAVLDADLADVLVVADGEHLYEVDPTSAEVSWTPSMDQTLRLGRLRVDVSTATRIGSAAPAVERASLVGALGAVALSVGCAQRGLDMTVAYAKDRVQFGRPIGSFQALKHRMADMLVLLEMSRSASWAAAYAVASGAPDAPALVHAAKSYVGDALAQVAAETVQIHGGIAITWEHDAHLVFKRAHALGQLFGAPHVHRAALTLP, from the coding sequence ATGGACCTCTCCCTCTCCGAGGAGCAGACCGAGCTGGTCGCGACCGTGCGGTCGCTGCTGGCCAAGCGCAGCGACAGCGCCGCGGTGCGGGCCGCGATCGCCTCCGACGCCGGCGTCGACGCCGGGCTGTGGCAGGTGCTGTGCGAGCAGATCGGGGTGGCCTCGCTGGCCGTCCCCGAGGAGCACGACGGCGTGGGTGCCTCGCTCGTGGAGTCGGTGCTCGTCCTGGAGGAGCTCGGCCGCGCCCTGGCGCCCGTGCCCGCCCTGTCGTCGCTGGTGACCGCCGAAGCGGTCCTGGCCGGTGCCGACACCGACGCCACGGCGCGCCTGCTCCCCCGGCTGGCCGCCGGCGAGGTCGGGGCCTTCGCCGTGCTGGCGGGAGGCGAGGCGACGGCCGTCCTCGACGCCGACCTGGCCGACGTGCTGGTGGTGGCCGACGGTGAGCACCTCTACGAGGTCGATCCGACATCCGCGGAGGTCTCGTGGACCCCGTCGATGGACCAGACCCTGCGCCTGGGCAGGCTCCGCGTCGACGTCTCCACCGCGACCCGGATCGGCTCGGCCGCGCCGGCCGTCGAGCGCGCCTCGCTGGTCGGTGCCCTCGGGGCTGTCGCCCTGTCGGTCGGCTGTGCCCAGCGCGGCCTGGACATGACGGTGGCCTACGCCAAGGACCGTGTGCAGTTCGGTCGCCCCATCGGCTCCTTCCAGGCGCTCAAGCACCGGATGGCCGACATGCTGGTGCTGCTGGAGATGTCGCGCTCGGCCTCGTGGGCCGCGGCGTACGCCGTCGCCTCCGGCGCCCCCGACGCGCCTGCGCTGGTGCACGCGGCGAAGTCGTACGTCGGTGACGCCCTGGCCCAGGTGGCCGCTGAGACGGTGCAGATCCACGGCGGGATCGCGATCACCTGGGAGCACGACGCCCACCTGGTGTTCAAGCGGGCGCACGCGCTGGGCCAGCTCTTCGGTGCGCCGCACGTGCACCGCGCAGCGCTCACCCTGCCCTGA
- a CDS encoding acyl-CoA dehydrogenase family protein — translation MDLTLSETELAFQAEAREWLAANVPAEPLPSMDTPEGWVLHQEWEKRLADARYSVVSWPREFGGREASLVEWVVFEEEYYHAGAPGRVSQNGIFLLAPIIFEHGTPEQQQRFLPSMATGERIWAQCWSEPEAGSDLASLRSTARRDDERGGWVLNGQKTWSSRAALAHWGFGLFRSDPQAQKHAGLTYFLFPLDAEGITVRPIAQLDGEAGFAEVFFEDVFVPDADVLGGVGDGWRVAMSTAGNERGLSLRSPGRFTAAVDRLIDLHNAGGRAATSASEERATPGGRAATSASEERASRPRGQVTDRVVDAWVRAQAYRLYTWGTVTRLAAGGDMGAAGSVNKVWWSELDVALHETALDILGAEAEVESPWLDGYTFSLSGPIYAGTNEIQRNIVAERILGLPREPKGQPKEAAK, via the coding sequence ATGGACCTGACCCTGTCCGAGACCGAGCTGGCCTTCCAGGCCGAGGCACGGGAGTGGCTGGCGGCGAACGTGCCGGCCGAGCCGCTGCCGTCGATGGACACCCCCGAGGGGTGGGTCCTGCACCAGGAGTGGGAGAAGCGGCTCGCCGACGCCCGCTACTCCGTCGTCTCCTGGCCGCGGGAGTTCGGCGGGCGCGAGGCCTCGCTGGTGGAGTGGGTCGTCTTCGAGGAGGAGTACTACCACGCCGGTGCGCCCGGTCGCGTCTCCCAGAACGGCATCTTCCTGCTCGCGCCGATCATCTTCGAGCACGGCACCCCCGAGCAGCAGCAGCGCTTCCTGCCCTCGATGGCCACCGGCGAGCGGATCTGGGCGCAGTGCTGGTCCGAGCCGGAGGCCGGCTCCGACCTGGCCTCGCTCCGCTCGACCGCCCGGCGCGACGACGAGCGCGGCGGGTGGGTCCTCAACGGCCAGAAGACCTGGTCGTCGCGCGCCGCACTGGCCCACTGGGGCTTCGGGCTCTTCCGGTCCGACCCGCAGGCGCAGAAGCACGCGGGGCTGACCTACTTCCTCTTCCCGCTGGACGCCGAGGGCATCACGGTGCGCCCGATCGCCCAGCTCGACGGCGAGGCCGGTTTCGCCGAGGTCTTCTTCGAGGACGTCTTCGTCCCCGACGCCGACGTCCTCGGTGGCGTCGGTGACGGGTGGCGGGTCGCGATGAGCACCGCCGGCAACGAGCGCGGCCTCTCGCTGCGCTCCCCCGGCCGCTTCACCGCCGCCGTGGACCGCCTCATCGACCTGCACAACGCCGGTGGTCGAGCAGCGACGAGCGCCAGCGAGGAGCGGGCCACCCCCGGTGGTCGAGCAGCGACGAGCGCCAGCGAGGAGCGGGCGTCGAGACCCCGGGGGCAGGTCACCGACCGCGTCGTCGACGCGTGGGTGCGGGCGCAGGCCTACCGCCTCTACACCTGGGGCACCGTCACCCGGCTCGCCGCCGGGGGCGACATGGGTGCCGCGGGCTCGGTCAACAAGGTGTGGTGGTCCGAGCTCGACGTGGCCCTGCACGAGACCGCGCTCGACATCCTCGGCGCCGAGGCGGAGGTCGAGTCGCCCTGGCTCGACGGCTACACCTTCTCGCTGTCCGGCCCGATCTACGCCGGCACCAACGAGATCCAGCGCAACATCGTGGCGGAGCGGATCCTGGGCCTTCCCCGCGAGCCCAAGGGCCAGCCGAAGGAGGCAGCCAAGTGA
- a CDS encoding acyl-CoA dehydrogenase family protein, producing the protein MRFELDEDQRDFAAALESLLSGAGTVAAARAWADGDHAPGLGLWKRLADLGVLSLATEASPVEVAIALEALGRHAVPGPWVESAAYLPIALGREVEGVATVALPPHVPFALDADVADEVYVGATPATRVGEQVTSVDRTRRLFRVEGTGEPHREAIDLAVLATAAQLLGAGERVLADSVEYVKQRTQFGRPIGSYQAIKHALADVRIALDFARPLVLGAALDEIDVSAAKLAAGDAAYLASRVGLQVHGAIGYTAEFDLSVWLTKIRALVTAWGTPDFHRGRLAQQLGLD; encoded by the coding sequence GTGAGGTTCGAGCTCGACGAGGACCAGCGCGACTTCGCCGCCGCCCTGGAGTCCCTGCTCTCCGGCGCCGGCACGGTGGCCGCCGCCCGAGCGTGGGCCGACGGCGACCACGCGCCGGGCCTGGGCCTGTGGAAGCGGCTGGCCGACCTCGGGGTCCTGTCGCTGGCCACCGAGGCCTCGCCGGTCGAGGTCGCGATCGCGCTCGAGGCGCTGGGACGGCACGCCGTCCCCGGCCCGTGGGTGGAGTCGGCGGCGTACCTGCCGATCGCGCTCGGCCGCGAGGTCGAGGGCGTGGCCACGGTCGCGCTGCCGCCGCACGTGCCGTTCGCCCTGGACGCCGATGTCGCCGACGAGGTGTACGTCGGAGCGACGCCCGCCACGCGTGTCGGTGAGCAGGTCACGTCCGTGGACCGGACGCGACGGCTCTTCCGTGTCGAGGGCACCGGTGAGCCGCACCGGGAGGCGATCGACCTGGCCGTCCTGGCCACCGCCGCCCAGCTGCTCGGCGCCGGCGAGCGGGTGCTCGCCGACTCGGTCGAGTACGTCAAGCAGCGCACCCAGTTCGGTCGCCCGATCGGCTCCTACCAGGCGATCAAGCACGCGCTCGCCGACGTGCGCATCGCGCTCGACTTCGCCCGCCCGCTGGTCCTCGGAGCAGCGCTGGACGAGATCGACGTCTCCGCGGCCAAGCTGGCGGCCGGGGACGCGGCGTACCTCGCCTCCCGGGTCGGTCTGCAGGTGCACGGCGCCATCGGCTACACCGCCGAGTTCGACCTGTCGGTGTGGCTGACCAAGATCCGCGCCCTGGTCACCGCCTGGGGCACGCCCGACTTCCACCGCGGCCGGCTGGCTCAGCAGCTGGGCCTGGACTGA
- a CDS encoding FadD3 family acyl-CoA ligase, producing MIAISVVDEQTIPTVLRAAAARFGDHPAYVEGGTSLSYTDLLDRVRRTAAGFRDRGLEPGGRVVVWGPNSIDWVVAALATSYAGGVLVPVNSRYTGTEVAALVDRTHAVLVVVADGFLGRTQVADLRAASPLSSVREVVDLAHLHTVEADPDDTLDRLAESVAADDVADILFTSGTTGQPKGAMSAHRQSIGVARAWAELGGVRRDDRYLVVNPFFHSFGYKIGILVGLLTGATLYPMATFDLDETMRLIEDERITVLPGAPTIYQSLLADPGREQRDLSSLRLAVTGAAVVPVVLIERMRAAAPEGLGVDQVVTAFGMTEAVVVTMAREGDPADLVASTCGRAIPGMETRILEPGEDGSGELLVRGEFVMLGYLDDPEATAEAIDEDGWLHTGDVGVLDVAGNLRITDRLKDMYISGGFNVYPAEVEQSLMRLDGLADVAVVGVPDERMGEVGKAFVVRADSPAGESLTADDVIAFAREHLANFKVPRQVEFTGALPRNLSGKVLKKDLR from the coding sequence GTGATCGCGATCAGCGTCGTGGACGAGCAGACCATCCCGACGGTCCTCCGGGCCGCTGCGGCACGCTTCGGCGACCACCCGGCGTACGTCGAGGGCGGCACGTCGCTCTCCTACACCGACCTGCTCGACCGGGTCCGACGGACCGCGGCGGGATTCCGCGACCGCGGGCTCGAGCCGGGTGGCCGGGTCGTGGTCTGGGGCCCGAACAGCATCGACTGGGTCGTCGCCGCCCTCGCCACGTCGTACGCCGGCGGCGTGCTCGTCCCGGTCAACTCGCGCTACACCGGCACCGAGGTCGCGGCGCTGGTCGACCGCACCCACGCGGTCCTGGTCGTCGTCGCCGACGGCTTCCTCGGGCGCACCCAGGTCGCCGACCTCCGCGCGGCCAGTCCGCTCAGCTCGGTGCGCGAGGTGGTCGACCTGGCGCACCTCCACACCGTGGAGGCCGACCCCGACGACACCCTGGACCGACTGGCGGAGAGCGTCGCGGCCGACGACGTGGCCGACATCCTGTTCACCTCCGGCACCACCGGCCAGCCCAAGGGCGCCATGTCCGCCCATCGCCAGAGCATCGGCGTGGCGCGGGCGTGGGCCGAGCTCGGCGGGGTCCGCCGGGACGACCGCTACCTCGTGGTCAACCCGTTCTTCCACTCCTTCGGCTACAAGATCGGCATCCTCGTCGGCCTGCTCACGGGCGCGACCCTCTACCCGATGGCGACCTTCGACCTCGACGAGACGATGCGCCTGATCGAGGACGAGCGCATCACCGTGCTCCCGGGCGCGCCGACGATCTACCAGTCCCTGCTCGCCGACCCCGGCCGCGAGCAGCGCGACCTCTCCAGCCTCCGCCTCGCCGTGACCGGGGCCGCCGTGGTGCCGGTGGTCCTCATCGAGCGGATGCGGGCCGCCGCGCCCGAGGGGCTGGGCGTCGACCAGGTCGTGACGGCGTTCGGCATGACCGAGGCGGTCGTGGTGACGATGGCGCGCGAGGGTGACCCCGCCGACCTGGTGGCCAGCACCTGCGGCAGGGCGATCCCGGGGATGGAGACGCGCATCCTGGAGCCCGGCGAGGACGGCAGCGGCGAGCTGCTAGTCCGTGGGGAGTTCGTGATGCTGGGCTATCTCGACGACCCCGAGGCGACCGCCGAGGCCATCGACGAGGACGGTTGGCTGCACACCGGTGACGTGGGTGTGCTCGACGTGGCCGGCAACCTCCGGATCACCGACCGGCTCAAGGACATGTACATCTCCGGCGGGTTCAACGTGTACCCCGCGGAGGTCGAGCAGTCGCTGATGCGCCTCGACGGGCTCGCGGACGTCGCCGTTGTCGGCGTGCCCGACGAGCGGATGGGCGAGGTCGGCAAGGCGTTCGTCGTCCGCGCCGACTCCCCCGCCGGCGAGTCACTGACCGCCGACGACGTGATCGCGTTCGCCAGGGAGCACCTGGCGAACTTCAAGGTGCCGCGACAGGTGGAGTTCACGGGCGCGCTCCCGCGGAACCTGTCCGGCAAGGTGCTGAAGAAGGATCTGCGCTGA
- a CDS encoding acetyl-CoA C-acetyltransferase, giving the protein MPEAYIIDAVRTPVGKRGGALAGVHSADLGGHALSALMRRTGVDPGAVDDVIMGCCDTIGSQAGDVARSAWLVAGLPAHVPGVTIDRQCGSSQQSVHFAAQGVMSGTQDLVVAGGLQNMSAIPISAAMLVGQQYGFSTPFAESPGWQERFGDQEVSQFRSAEMIAEKWDISREDMEEFALASHQRALTAIAGGRFAGEIEPVTLADGTVFDTDQCPRETSLEKMAGLQPLAPGGRITAAVASQICDASSAMLIASEAAVKEHGLTPRARVHHLSVRGDDPVWMLTGPIPATKHALERTGLSIDDIDLFECNEAFASVVLAWMKETGAPHEKVNVNGGGIALGHPIGATGTRLMTTMLNELERTGGRYGLQTMCEGGGQANVTIIERL; this is encoded by the coding sequence GTGCCTGAGGCCTACATCATCGACGCCGTCCGCACCCCGGTCGGCAAGCGCGGGGGAGCGCTGGCGGGGGTCCACTCCGCCGACCTCGGCGGCCACGCCCTGTCGGCGCTGATGCGCCGCACCGGTGTGGACCCGGGCGCCGTGGACGACGTCATCATGGGGTGCTGCGACACGATCGGCTCCCAGGCCGGCGACGTCGCCCGCTCCGCCTGGCTCGTGGCCGGTCTCCCGGCGCACGTGCCCGGGGTGACGATCGACCGCCAGTGCGGCTCCTCCCAGCAGTCGGTGCACTTCGCCGCCCAGGGAGTCATGTCCGGCACCCAGGACCTCGTGGTCGCCGGCGGCCTGCAGAACATGTCGGCGATCCCGATCTCCGCGGCCATGCTCGTCGGCCAGCAGTACGGCTTCTCGACCCCGTTCGCGGAGTCCCCGGGCTGGCAGGAGCGCTTCGGCGACCAGGAGGTCTCGCAGTTCCGCTCGGCCGAGATGATCGCGGAGAAGTGGGACATCAGCCGCGAGGACATGGAGGAGTTCGCCCTGGCCTCGCACCAGCGGGCGCTCACCGCCATCGCCGGAGGCCGCTTCGCCGGGGAGATCGAGCCGGTCACGCTGGCCGACGGCACCGTGTTCGACACCGACCAGTGCCCCCGGGAGACCTCGCTGGAGAAGATGGCCGGCCTGCAGCCGCTGGCCCCCGGCGGCCGGATCACCGCCGCGGTGGCCTCTCAGATCTGTGACGCCTCCTCGGCGATGCTGATCGCCTCCGAGGCGGCGGTCAAGGAGCACGGCCTCACCCCCCGCGCTCGCGTCCACCACCTCTCGGTGCGCGGTGACGACCCGGTCTGGATGCTCACCGGCCCGATCCCGGCCACGAAGCACGCCCTGGAGCGCACCGGGCTCTCGATCGACGACATCGACCTCTTCGAGTGCAACGAGGCCTTCGCGTCGGTGGTGCTGGCCTGGATGAAGGAGACCGGGGCCCCGCACGAGAAGGTCAACGTCAACGGCGGCGGCATCGCACTGGGTCATCCCATCGGTGCCACCGGCACCCGCTTGATGACCACCATGCTGAACGAGCTCGAGCGCACGGGTGGGCGCTACGGCCTGCAGACCATGTGCGAGGGCGGCGGCCAGGCCAACGTCACCATCATCGAGCGCCTCTGA